Proteins encoded together in one Planctopirus ephydatiae window:
- the epmA gene encoding EF-P lysine aminoacylase EpmA, with protein MLADDYLPSASMSLLKLRSSLMAAARQFFLQAGYWEVTTPILSSEMVLDSWSDPFITTDAVTERHLFLQTSPEAHMKRLLAAGSGPIFQFSRGFRKGDFGPRHNPEFTLLEWYFPEGELTDQIQFVENFIRLFFSEATRLRIQTAPRTHDFSRPVSSGRLLPSTAFERLTYSSAFERFLGLAALDVPVVELIAKARQLQLDLPSLNEDDRDGWLNYLLVNAIEPRLGFERPVFLMDYPASQAGLATTRPLYPAGPEVANRFELYIDGVELCNGYHELTDPVELAHRAQTHARLREKAGLPPIKPPQRLMSAMAANFPSATGVSLGFDRLVMLALGTSTIADIMSFAWDRA; from the coding sequence GTGCTGGCTGATGACTATCTCCCTTCGGCTTCGATGAGTCTCCTGAAGCTACGCTCCAGCTTAATGGCTGCAGCACGTCAGTTTTTTCTGCAGGCGGGGTACTGGGAAGTGACCACGCCGATTCTGTCATCAGAAATGGTTCTCGATAGTTGGAGTGATCCCTTTATCACGACAGACGCCGTGACGGAACGACATTTGTTTCTGCAGACGTCTCCCGAAGCGCACATGAAGCGATTGCTCGCCGCTGGCTCAGGCCCCATCTTTCAATTCAGCAGAGGGTTCCGCAAAGGAGATTTCGGACCCAGGCATAATCCCGAATTCACACTGCTGGAGTGGTACTTTCCTGAAGGTGAACTCACTGATCAGATCCAGTTTGTCGAGAACTTCATCCGCCTCTTCTTCTCCGAAGCGACCCGACTGAGAATACAAACGGCACCCCGAACCCATGATTTTTCACGACCAGTCAGCAGTGGCCGATTGCTCCCCTCAACGGCATTCGAGCGATTAACCTATAGTTCCGCGTTCGAAAGATTTCTGGGTCTGGCTGCTCTGGATGTTCCCGTGGTGGAACTGATTGCGAAAGCTCGACAACTGCAGCTGGATCTGCCCAGCCTCAATGAAGATGACCGCGATGGCTGGCTGAATTATCTGCTCGTGAATGCCATTGAACCTCGCCTCGGCTTTGAGCGACCGGTTTTTTTGATGGATTATCCCGCTTCACAGGCAGGGTTGGCCACGACCAGGCCGCTCTATCCTGCCGGGCCGGAAGTGGCCAATCGATTCGAGCTTTATATTGATGGGGTTGAGCTTTGCAATGGCTATCACGAACTGACTGATCCGGTGGAATTGGCCCATCGCGCTCAAACGCACGCCCGCCTGCGCGAGAAGGCGGGGCTTCCCCCGATTAAACCTCCACAACGTCTCATGTCGGCCATGGCTGCCAATTTCCCATCAGCCACAGGTGTCTCGTTAGGTTTTGATCGACTCGTCATGCTGGCACTGGGCACGAGTACGATTGCCGATATCATGAGCTTCGCCTGGGATCGCGCCTGA
- a CDS encoding carboxypeptidase M32 encodes MSSAAAASNGPYEELCQQLREVAVLSSCNAVLSWDEQTGMPAEGSAFRAEQVGMIAGLVHEKATHLRVGELLQELSQATTDEDSVVAANIREARRNYERSKKLPRRLVEELSKTTSLAQQAWIKARKDQDFPAFLPWLEKMVLLKREEAQVVGYGNGHPYDALLDEYEPGATAASIQEVFGALRPRLVDLIGRIQGASTKPGKEIVERHFPKAAQKVFAEAAARCIGFSFERGRLDESAHPFCSGVGPGDVRLTTRYLDHHFNSAFFGVLHEAGHGIYEQGLPEDQFGLGCGTACSLGVHESQSRLWENFVGRSMSFWNYFYPGAVQAFPNVLKEVSQDEFYQAINVVEPSFIRVEADEATYNLHIMLRFEIELKLISGELKPADLPSAWNSAFQRDFSIVPPNDAVGCMQDIHWSAGLFGYFPTYALGNLYAGMLFEAASRDLGELQAQFSRGEFLPLKEWLKEKVHQWGRRYTAPALIEKATGQKLTHEPLLRHLEAKYAAIYSL; translated from the coding sequence ATGTCCAGTGCTGCTGCAGCATCTAACGGCCCGTATGAAGAACTTTGCCAGCAACTCCGCGAAGTTGCGGTACTGAGTTCATGCAATGCTGTCCTGTCGTGGGATGAACAGACCGGTATGCCTGCCGAAGGATCTGCGTTTCGTGCCGAGCAGGTGGGGATGATTGCTGGCCTCGTCCATGAAAAAGCCACCCATCTTCGTGTGGGGGAATTGCTGCAGGAGTTGTCTCAGGCCACGACCGATGAAGACTCGGTGGTTGCCGCCAATATTCGCGAAGCTCGTCGCAATTACGAGAGATCAAAGAAACTCCCCAGGCGGCTTGTCGAAGAGTTATCCAAGACCACGAGCCTGGCTCAACAAGCCTGGATCAAGGCCCGCAAAGATCAGGATTTTCCTGCATTTCTGCCTTGGCTCGAGAAGATGGTTCTCTTGAAACGAGAAGAAGCTCAGGTTGTGGGCTATGGCAATGGGCACCCTTATGACGCCCTGCTCGATGAATACGAACCCGGGGCCACAGCTGCCTCGATTCAGGAAGTCTTTGGAGCCTTGCGACCAAGGCTTGTTGATCTGATCGGGCGTATTCAAGGGGCATCGACGAAACCCGGTAAAGAAATCGTGGAGCGGCATTTTCCCAAAGCGGCCCAAAAGGTGTTTGCCGAGGCAGCGGCTCGTTGTATTGGCTTTAGCTTTGAGCGAGGCAGGCTCGATGAATCGGCCCATCCATTCTGCTCAGGGGTGGGGCCTGGTGATGTGCGGTTGACCACAAGATATCTGGATCATCATTTCAACTCGGCATTTTTTGGTGTCCTGCACGAAGCGGGGCATGGGATTTACGAACAGGGCTTGCCTGAAGATCAGTTTGGTCTGGGATGTGGGACAGCCTGTTCGCTGGGAGTTCACGAATCTCAGTCGCGGCTTTGGGAAAACTTTGTGGGCCGAAGTATGTCCTTCTGGAATTACTTTTATCCCGGGGCAGTGCAGGCCTTTCCTAATGTACTGAAAGAAGTCAGCCAGGACGAGTTTTATCAGGCGATTAACGTCGTGGAGCCATCGTTCATTCGAGTCGAGGCCGATGAGGCCACGTATAATCTGCACATCATGCTGAGGTTTGAAATTGAACTGAAGCTGATTTCTGGTGAGCTGAAGCCTGCCGATCTGCCATCGGCCTGGAACAGTGCTTTCCAGCGGGATTTTTCGATTGTGCCTCCTAACGATGCTGTGGGATGCATGCAGGACATTCACTGGAGTGCCGGGCTGTTTGGTTACTTTCCCACTTATGCTCTGGGCAATCTTTATGCGGGGATGCTGTTTGAAGCGGCCAGTCGAGATCTGGGCGAATTGCAGGCTCAGTTTTCCCGTGGGGAGTTTCTGCCTTTGAAGGAATGGCTCAAGGAAAAAGTTCATCAGTGGGGACGCCGATACACAGCCCCGGCTCTGATCGAAAAAGCCACTGGGCAAAAACTGACACATGAGCCGCTCTTGCGGCATCTGGAAGCGAAATACGCTGCGATTTATTCATTGTAA
- a CDS encoding iron-containing alcohol dehydrogenase gives MQSWHVNGPKLVKFGPQVRNEVIPLAKAIARRAIVFVGSRTLRQSSLCQQWLENFQKELPVECSLQLPAREPQVDDVDNLAHSLRELSAGPDDVVIAVGGGSSIDMVKAACGLATQNEVKSCQDYLEGVGAGAKLIQAPLRWIALPTTAGTGAEATRNAVISSNESSTSTRFKKSFRSDELYAQAVFLDPEWTLTLPRQVTISSGLDALTQLLESAISSRSNPYTFMLSQQGFAWGLPAFEQLLCEPENLDARGKMLSAAYLSGVALANSGLGAAHGVAAGLGAMLPVPHGLACAVMLPHTLAYNLSTSHSAIEIMAGSAGLSARANFSAATQLIERITHLVYQCQIPQRLRDLGVTQEMIPQLVELSQGNSLQGNPRPISPAELEQWLGSIW, from the coding sequence ATGCAGTCGTGGCACGTCAATGGTCCCAAACTCGTCAAGTTCGGGCCCCAGGTTCGAAACGAGGTCATCCCGCTCGCCAAAGCCATCGCTCGCCGAGCGATTGTTTTTGTCGGAAGTCGGACTTTGAGGCAATCTTCTCTCTGCCAGCAATGGCTTGAGAATTTCCAAAAAGAGCTGCCCGTCGAGTGCAGCCTGCAATTGCCGGCACGTGAGCCTCAGGTTGATGATGTCGACAACCTGGCCCACTCACTTCGAGAGTTGTCTGCCGGGCCGGACGATGTCGTGATCGCCGTGGGTGGTGGTTCATCCATCGACATGGTGAAAGCCGCCTGTGGTCTGGCGACACAAAACGAAGTGAAATCCTGCCAGGATTATCTGGAGGGTGTCGGCGCAGGTGCCAAACTGATTCAGGCCCCACTCCGCTGGATCGCCTTACCGACCACAGCAGGAACTGGTGCCGAAGCCACGCGCAATGCCGTAATCTCTTCGAATGAATCTTCCACCAGCACTCGGTTCAAAAAGAGCTTTCGTTCCGACGAACTTTACGCCCAAGCGGTCTTTCTCGACCCCGAATGGACACTCACACTGCCCCGGCAAGTGACCATTTCATCAGGGCTCGATGCCTTGACTCAACTCCTCGAAAGTGCCATCAGCAGTCGGTCGAATCCCTACACTTTCATGCTTTCCCAGCAAGGATTTGCTTGGGGGCTCCCCGCTTTCGAGCAATTGCTGTGCGAACCCGAGAATCTCGATGCTCGCGGCAAAATGCTCTCGGCCGCTTATCTATCTGGTGTGGCACTGGCCAATTCCGGTCTGGGTGCTGCTCATGGTGTAGCGGCTGGCCTGGGAGCGATGCTCCCTGTTCCCCATGGTCTCGCCTGTGCGGTGATGTTGCCTCATACATTGGCTTACAACCTTTCGACCAGCCATTCAGCAATTGAAATCATGGCCGGATCCGCAGGTCTCTCAGCAAGGGCCAACTTCTCGGCAGCAACCCAGTTGATTGAGCGGATCACTCATCTGGTCTACCAGTGCCAGATCCCCCAGCGATTGCGCGATCTTGGTGTCACTCAGGAGATGATCCCACAACTTGTCGAGCTCTCTCAAGGAAACAGCCTGCAAGGCAATCCACGTCCGATCTCGCCAGCCGAACTCGAACAGTGGCTGGGTTCCATCTGGTAA
- a CDS encoding TlpA family protein disulfide reductase yields MSQRAFLYTLAGVVIAVVIFTRIYFPTKTGGEFQRQGALPAFAEQGWINGPGPTAEELKGKVLVIDLWAFWCGPCKRAVPEIIALQETFEPKGVVFLGVTNEGQERLKESEAFVKETAIPWPNAYGAEAFFDELSVEGIPTILVVGRDGQIVWREHHPEGIEKAIETALAEVK; encoded by the coding sequence ATGTCTCAGCGAGCATTTTTATATACGCTGGCCGGTGTGGTGATCGCTGTGGTGATCTTCACTCGCATTTACTTTCCCACAAAAACCGGGGGAGAGTTCCAGAGACAGGGAGCTTTGCCTGCATTTGCGGAGCAAGGTTGGATCAATGGGCCCGGCCCGACGGCCGAAGAACTGAAAGGAAAAGTTCTCGTTATTGATCTATGGGCATTCTGGTGCGGGCCCTGTAAGCGGGCTGTGCCCGAAATCATTGCGTTGCAAGAGACCTTCGAACCTAAGGGTGTGGTCTTTCTGGGAGTGACCAATGAGGGACAAGAGCGGCTGAAAGAAAGTGAAGCGTTTGTCAAAGAGACTGCCATTCCATGGCCGAACGCTTATGGTGCCGAGGCATTTTTTGATGAACTGTCGGTCGAAGGAATCCCGACAATTCTCGTAGTGGGACGTGATGGACAGATTGTCTGGCGCGAACATCACCCTGAGGGTATTGAGAAAGCCATTGAGACGGCACTTGCTGAGGTGAAGTGA
- a CDS encoding SpoIID/LytB domain-containing protein, translating into MPAQLRHRKDSTAAVLMIIPGIFLLVMLAGLHQLRSRSPELRPLVDVDVRRSSFTSGGIPGSATTSRFEPQQIRVVLHEGLLSSATVECAAPYIIHDFITGRPLAHGQLLRAATIEAMPTGLRVGPHLLDTSAIRILPQGNALLGFDNHFYRGSMTVHRTGSEQGLKLKPTFSLVNHVPLETYVATVVDSEMPATFPQEARCAQAIVARTYAIARHKTALPSALFDVFASTRSQKYLGAEYINREGRRLKGETAAGMAAAQSTAGMVVTYEGQIITSYYSAVCGGRTLDGQTMSQRTAPCLKSVVCEGCRNAPLYRWQASISGQDLLQKLSDSRKSADLSTMPPANLATLMTIRMRQDSKGSLPTFTLTDGRNFQQLSSIELRRMLGTRELPSPQFSLKLTNDQIEIEGQGSGHCVGFCQWGARGLAQTGLTAQGIVQHYYPGADVVKYQAQPLHFAEAPHVTSGTSGKATR; encoded by the coding sequence ATGCCAGCTCAGCTCCGCCATCGTAAGGATTCGACAGCCGCTGTTTTGATGATCATTCCCGGCATCTTTCTTCTCGTCATGCTGGCTGGCCTCCATCAATTGCGCAGTCGTTCGCCCGAACTGCGGCCTCTGGTCGATGTCGATGTTCGCCGCAGTAGCTTCACCTCCGGAGGGATCCCTGGTTCTGCCACAACTTCCCGCTTTGAACCGCAGCAGATTCGTGTTGTTTTACACGAAGGGCTGCTCTCCTCAGCCACTGTGGAATGTGCGGCACCTTACATCATCCACGATTTCATCACCGGACGACCATTGGCACACGGTCAACTCTTGAGAGCAGCCACGATTGAGGCCATGCCAACGGGTTTACGAGTTGGGCCGCATCTGCTCGATACATCCGCGATCCGCATTCTTCCTCAGGGAAATGCCTTGCTGGGCTTCGACAATCATTTCTATCGCGGCTCGATGACAGTTCACCGCACTGGCTCTGAACAAGGCTTAAAACTTAAACCCACGTTCTCTCTCGTGAATCATGTTCCCCTGGAAACTTATGTGGCGACCGTCGTCGATAGTGAAATGCCAGCCACTTTTCCTCAGGAGGCCCGCTGCGCACAAGCGATTGTCGCACGCACCTATGCCATTGCCCGGCACAAAACCGCTCTCCCCTCCGCATTATTCGATGTCTTCGCTTCCACCCGCAGTCAAAAGTATCTCGGGGCGGAATACATCAATCGCGAAGGTCGTCGCCTCAAAGGAGAAACTGCTGCCGGGATGGCTGCCGCACAAAGCACTGCCGGCATGGTCGTAACCTACGAAGGGCAGATCATCACCAGCTATTATTCAGCCGTTTGCGGTGGCAGAACTCTCGATGGACAGACAATGTCCCAACGCACTGCGCCTTGCCTGAAGAGTGTTGTTTGCGAGGGGTGCCGCAACGCACCTCTTTACCGCTGGCAAGCCAGTATCTCCGGGCAGGATCTGTTGCAGAAACTCTCAGATTCTCGAAAGTCTGCCGACCTCTCGACGATGCCTCCCGCGAACCTCGCGACTCTCATGACCATTCGCATGCGGCAGGATAGCAAAGGGAGTTTACCGACCTTTACCTTGACTGATGGTCGTAACTTCCAGCAGTTATCTTCGATTGAACTGCGTCGTATGCTCGGAACTCGGGAGCTTCCCAGTCCTCAGTTTTCGCTGAAGCTCACCAACGATCAGATTGAAATCGAAGGCCAGGGGAGCGGCCATTGCGTGGGTTTCTGCCAGTGGGGGGCTCGTGGATTGGCACAAACAGGCCTCACCGCTCAAGGCATTGTGCAGCATTACTATCCCGGTGCCGATGTGGTGAAATACCAGGCACAGCCATTGCACTTTGCGGAAGCTCCCCATGTGACGTCGGGCACATCTGGGAAGGCCACTCGCTAA
- a CDS encoding GGDEF domain-containing protein, with the protein MLPSSFTKPKFALDAQDQPGHREPFSWWNRSGKSREKSVSRLKTSHPWIHQLVVWVIVVAILLRCLLAAPGEFRWIFPVAFAAIAYYATAIWPWLFAGLGTAYMTFQSIWRPGISTGSTISLLAVCLLSAVWGQHLRNQLIAEQVRSRRDPVTGLLNARGFEEILQEWILISCKEQHPFAVVYIDCDRFKTVNDEQGHQVGDALLKIVGEVLSQNIRQEDAAARLGGDEFAILIADMDEIQVLSLVEKLLANLRAQVTNARTATTFSVGVVLFSEIVPDPITCLSLADQAMYHVKRHGRDGIHVERYPRKD; encoded by the coding sequence ATGCTTCCCAGTTCATTCACCAAACCGAAATTTGCTCTCGATGCTCAGGATCAACCTGGGCATCGTGAGCCTTTCTCGTGGTGGAACCGGTCGGGTAAGTCGCGAGAAAAAAGTGTTTCACGCTTGAAGACCAGCCATCCCTGGATTCACCAACTGGTTGTCTGGGTGATTGTCGTCGCCATACTTTTGCGTTGCCTCCTTGCTGCCCCCGGTGAATTCCGCTGGATCTTTCCTGTCGCATTTGCGGCCATCGCTTATTACGCCACAGCCATCTGGCCATGGTTGTTTGCAGGCCTGGGGACTGCCTACATGACGTTTCAATCGATCTGGCGGCCGGGCATCTCCACCGGTAGTACAATCTCACTGCTGGCGGTCTGCCTGTTAAGCGCTGTGTGGGGTCAACATCTTCGCAATCAACTCATTGCCGAACAGGTTCGCTCGCGCCGGGATCCTGTCACAGGTTTGCTGAATGCCCGTGGATTTGAAGAGATCCTTCAAGAGTGGATCCTGATCTCGTGCAAAGAGCAACATCCCTTTGCTGTGGTCTATATCGACTGCGATCGATTCAAGACAGTAAACGACGAACAAGGCCATCAGGTGGGCGACGCCCTCCTCAAAATCGTCGGCGAAGTCCTGAGCCAAAACATTCGCCAAGAAGATGCCGCTGCCCGATTAGGTGGGGATGAGTTTGCAATTCTGATTGCTGATATGGATGAGATTCAGGTTTTGAGTCTCGTCGAGAAACTTCTGGCGAACCTGCGGGCTCAAGTTACCAACGCACGAACAGCCACCACTTTCAGCGTGGGTGTGGTCTTATTCTCCGAGATAGTCCCGGATCCAATCACATGCCTGTCGCTGGCCGATCAAGCCATGTATCATGTCAAGCGGCATGGTCGTGACGGGATCCACGTCGAGCGATATCCCCGAAAAGATTGA
- a CDS encoding alpha/beta hydrolase, translating to MKPTTTTTSPHSLLRSRLWGIASTLSYGAIVCFLLSHVSVLKAEEPQKYEHGPDSERKEGVPRGKIEKFELNDSKVYPGTFRECAIYVPAQYKGEPTALMVFQDGHTYLGEKGDFRAPVVLDNLIHAKELPPIIAVFINPGNKGKLPETPWKTDHRSVEYDSLGDTYARFLHEDVLPRVKAKYNITDDSNQRAICGISSGGICAFTVAWERPDSFRKVMTQVGSFTDIRGGYVYPTLIRKTEKKPIKVFLQANEFDVDNQFGNWYLANKQMASSFKYKGYDYKIVEGKGAHNGNHGGVIFPDAMRWLWSDSTSPDADKKTDSSPKTTNQNSRKNTTKTNTSKR from the coding sequence ATGAAACCGACAACCACCACGACTTCTCCACATTCATTACTCCGTTCCCGTCTGTGGGGAATCGCCTCGACTCTTTCATACGGAGCCATTGTGTGCTTCCTGTTAAGCCACGTATCGGTATTGAAAGCGGAAGAGCCTCAAAAGTACGAGCACGGCCCTGATTCCGAGCGTAAAGAAGGCGTGCCTCGCGGCAAGATTGAAAAGTTCGAACTGAATGACAGTAAGGTCTATCCCGGCACATTTCGCGAGTGCGCGATCTACGTTCCCGCTCAATACAAGGGCGAACCGACAGCCCTCATGGTCTTTCAGGATGGACATACCTATCTGGGTGAGAAAGGTGACTTTCGAGCTCCCGTTGTCCTCGACAATCTGATTCATGCCAAAGAATTACCACCCATCATTGCCGTCTTCATCAATCCGGGCAATAAGGGAAAACTTCCTGAAACTCCCTGGAAAACCGATCACCGCAGTGTGGAGTACGATTCATTGGGTGATACCTATGCCCGCTTCCTGCACGAAGACGTGCTCCCGCGTGTCAAAGCCAAATACAACATTACTGATGATTCCAACCAACGCGCGATCTGCGGAATTTCGTCAGGTGGGATTTGTGCCTTCACCGTCGCGTGGGAACGCCCCGACAGTTTCCGCAAAGTCATGACACAGGTCGGAAGCTTTACCGATATCCGTGGCGGCTATGTCTACCCCACGCTCATCCGCAAGACCGAGAAAAAACCCATCAAGGTCTTCCTGCAAGCCAACGAGTTCGATGTCGACAATCAGTTCGGCAACTGGTATCTCGCCAATAAGCAGATGGCCAGTTCTTTTAAGTATAAAGGCTACGATTACAAAATCGTCGAAGGCAAAGGTGCTCACAACGGCAATCACGGCGGCGTCATCTTCCCCGACGCCATGCGCTGGCTCTGGTCAGATAGCACGAGCCCTGATGCTGATAAGAAGACCGACTCCTCCCCAAAAACCACCAACCAGAACAGCCGAAAAAACACTACCAAAACCAACACTTCCAAAAGGTAG
- a CDS encoding PQQ-binding-like beta-propeller repeat protein → MIQRRLQNITWAALWRSALSFSMLSIAAPLALAAERTTDWPGWRGPNRDAISTDKDLIPNWETKQPELLYEVEGLGAGYASVSIVDDVLYTSGNKGSTQSVFAVDLNTKKIKWATPIINEVPKHGYEGSRTTPAVSDGKVYAVASSGALVCLNAADGKPLWRKDFVKEFGGKMMSSWGFSESPLVDEERVLCTPGSNSAMIIALQKSTGKLMWKSAVPDFGTAGGSGAGYSSIIVSEAGGVKQYVQLVGRGVIGVRATNGQPLWGYNRVANPTANIPTPIASGDYIFASSGYSEGGTALLKINKKGTKFSADEVYYKPANELQNHHGGMVMLGDYVYMGHGHNNGFPVCVEWKTGKIVWGGRQRGAGSGSAAVVAADGNILFRYQSGEVALVAATPDSYNLKGSFRPKVTNDPCWSHPVVVGGKLYLRDQDVLMVYNLANN, encoded by the coding sequence ATGATTCAACGACGATTGCAGAACATCACGTGGGCAGCTCTTTGGAGATCGGCTCTGAGCTTCTCAATGTTATCGATCGCTGCCCCACTCGCTCTGGCTGCTGAACGAACAACTGACTGGCCCGGTTGGCGTGGTCCCAATCGTGATGCCATCAGTACCGATAAAGATCTCATTCCCAACTGGGAAACCAAGCAGCCTGAACTGCTCTACGAAGTCGAAGGTCTGGGGGCAGGCTACGCGAGTGTCTCGATTGTCGATGATGTGCTGTATACCTCTGGTAATAAAGGCTCCACACAGTCGGTCTTTGCTGTCGATCTCAACACAAAAAAAATCAAGTGGGCTACACCTATTATCAATGAAGTCCCCAAGCATGGGTACGAAGGCTCACGAACGACTCCCGCAGTCTCCGATGGCAAAGTCTATGCCGTCGCTTCCAGCGGGGCTCTCGTCTGCCTGAATGCTGCCGATGGCAAGCCTCTCTGGCGCAAGGATTTCGTCAAAGAGTTCGGCGGCAAGATGATGTCCAGCTGGGGCTTCTCCGAATCCCCACTCGTGGACGAAGAGCGAGTCCTCTGCACACCGGGCAGCAATAGTGCAATGATCATCGCCCTGCAGAAAAGCACTGGCAAACTCATGTGGAAATCAGCAGTTCCCGATTTTGGCACAGCGGGTGGTTCCGGCGCAGGTTACTCTTCGATCATCGTCAGCGAAGCGGGCGGTGTGAAGCAGTATGTTCAACTCGTGGGCCGCGGCGTCATCGGTGTGCGTGCCACCAACGGCCAGCCACTGTGGGGATACAACCGTGTCGCCAATCCGACGGCCAACATCCCCACACCTATTGCCAGTGGCGACTACATTTTCGCCTCCTCAGGTTACAGCGAAGGGGGGACTGCTCTACTGAAGATCAACAAAAAAGGAACCAAGTTCTCAGCCGACGAAGTCTACTACAAACCTGCCAATGAACTGCAGAACCATCACGGCGGCATGGTCATGCTGGGCGATTATGTCTATATGGGCCATGGCCATAACAATGGCTTCCCGGTCTGTGTCGAGTGGAAAACTGGCAAGATCGTCTGGGGTGGCCGCCAGCGAGGTGCTGGTTCGGGCTCAGCGGCTGTTGTCGCTGCGGATGGCAATATCCTTTTCCGCTATCAATCCGGAGAAGTCGCCCTCGTGGCAGCCACTCCCGACAGCTACAACCTCAAAGGTTCGTTCCGCCCCAAAGTTACCAACGATCCCTGCTGGTCGCATCCCGTGGTTGTTGGTGGAAAGCTCTACCTGCGTGATCAGGATGTTTTGATGGTCTACAATCTGGCGAACAACTGA